The following coding sequences lie in one Sediminitomix flava genomic window:
- a CDS encoding DMP19 family protein, producing the protein MTREDLQPKWEEILTKGYSDYSQLTKAERIWYNVEPLITDGLIDHYVNYGAEHNIETLEDLEFLGCTGIADLIRKFNSLFPDGIPPKDIDERNDLMGEWDDKYDSLTDQLEEDFWDKSGELEEVLLIHINRSIK; encoded by the coding sequence ATGACACGAGAAGATTTACAACCGAAATGGGAGGAAATTCTTACGAAAGGATATTCTGATTATTCCCAATTAACAAAAGCTGAACGTATTTGGTATAATGTAGAACCTTTAATAACAGATGGTCTTATAGACCATTATGTGAATTATGGAGCAGAACATAATATTGAAACATTAGAAGATTTAGAATTTTTAGGGTGTACTGGAATAGCAGATTTAATTAGAAAATTTAATTCACTGTTCCCAGATGGGATTCCTCCTAAAGATATAGATGAAAGAAATGACTTGATGGGAGAATGGGATGATAAATACGATTCTTTAACAGATCAACTAGAAGAAGATTTTTGGGATAAAAGTGGCGAGTTAGAAGAAGTTCTTTTGATTCACATTAATCGTTCTATAAAATAA
- a CDS encoding NADAR family protein: MQRDEIKFYSEKAKWGEFSNFALYPIKINGKVWSTSEHYFQAQKFEDKTYQEKIRKSASPMKAAELGRSRKVRIKKNWDKIKDNVMYDVVLTKFTQYTELKELLLSTEDSILIEHTENDDYWGDGGDGKGKNRLGKILMKVREKLKN, translated from the coding sequence ATGCAAAGAGACGAAATAAAATTTTATAGCGAGAAAGCCAAATGGGGTGAATTCTCCAATTTTGCATTATATCCAATTAAGATAAATGGTAAAGTTTGGTCAACAAGTGAACATTATTTTCAAGCTCAGAAATTTGAAGATAAAACTTACCAAGAGAAAATTAGGAAGAGTGCTTCACCAATGAAAGCGGCAGAATTAGGTCGTTCAAGAAAAGTTAGAATTAAGAAAAACTGGGATAAGATAAAGGATAACGTAATGTATGATGTTGTTCTAACCAAGTTTACTCAATATACTGAACTAAAAGAATTATTATTAAGTACAGAAGATTCAATTCTAATAGAACATACCGAAAATGACGATTATTGGGGAGACGGAGGAGATGGAAAGGGAAAAAATCGATTAGGTAAAATTCTTATGAAAGTTAGAGAAAAACTTAAGAATTAA